The following nucleotide sequence is from Acinetobacter equi.
TATAAGCAACAAGAAAATATTAAAGCCATTATTGGATTGGCCGGACCATATCATTTTGATTATAAAGATGATCCTTTATGTGCAAATGCTTTTGACCAAAGTGTTTCTTATAAGCAGGTTATGCCATATTATTTTGTTGAAAAGAATCATATCCACCACTATTTATTGATGGCTGATCGTGATCAGATTGTGGCTGACTGGAATGCTGTAGATCTAAATGAAAAGCTAAATGAACAGCAAAACCACTCGAAAATTATTGTAGTTCCTAAGACAGGGCACATCACTATCATGGGTTCAGTGTCTAGTTTATTCAGTCCATTTTTTCAAACTAAGGCTGAAATATTAAGTGCAATCGATGAGGCTTTAAATAAAGTTTAAAGCCACTTTTTTGTATCATCTGCCACTGGTGTACCTGCTACAATATGCATAATCATGGCATGAGCAATACTGCCTTTAAATGGGATTTGTGGGAGTTGATCAAATGTAAAAAAATCAGCATCGCTGATTTCATCTTCTTGTAATTGAAGTTCACCGAATTCATATTCAGCCTTAAATGCGATCATTAAATTACTTGGAAATGGCCAAGGTTGACTGGCTAAATATTGAATATTTTTAACTTTAATTCCAACTTCTTCTAATGTTTCTCTACGTACAGCTTCTTCTAATGTTTCTCCAACTTCAACAAAACCTGCAATTAAACCATACATATTATTTTTATTACGGGCATTTTTTGCAAGAAGGATTTGATTTTGGCCTTTAGTAATTACAGTAATAACGCAAGGTTGGATGCGAGGATATTGATGATAGCGACAAGAAGGACAAGTCATCGCATATTCTGAAGTATGAATTTCGGTTTTATGACCACAATGGCTGCAAAATTTATGATTTCTACGCCATTCTAAAAGTTGTATTGCCTTACTGGCTTGTTCAAATTGTGAAGTAGTCCAATACTGTAATAATTGACGAATAGGAACAAGTTTTAATCCATCAGGAATGGGTTCATTTTCAAGTAGATCACGAGCAATTATTTGTTGATCTGAAATACATAAATCACTTGCTAAGCGTTCTACTTTTGGAAGTTGAAATTGATCATCTACAAGTAATTGTTGTTGATGAAAAATATAAGCAATAGAAATATTTGAGGTCATTATGCTGCCGATCTAAGTGTTTTACTACTCTCTAATGCTACCGTAAAGATTGTGAGAGGAATAGCTTGATTTTGCATTAAATGTTCAAGATAAAGTTCTGCACTTGCTAAACTATGTAAGAGTAGTTTTATTTGCTCTTTTTCTAGTAAATCTTGTTGCTTCAACTGTTGTTCAATAAATTGTTTATTTAAATTAAGTATTTGATAAGCAATAGGTTGTTCTAAATATAAAAATGTATAAGCAACCTTTTTGAAGTAGTATGGAAGTTTTTCAAGGGATTTAACATTTTGCGCATTAAGATGAAAATAAATTTCATTAACTGCTGTAGATATTAATTTTTGTGTTTCAACTAATAAATCTGAAAAAGCATCATCTAAAAACTGTATAGATAAGTATGGATTATGGACTTGGAATTGTATTTGAGAAGAAAAATGCTGGCGCTTTTTTATTTCTATATCATTTTTGATTTTAAAAATCAAAGTGTTTAGTTGCGTAAATGAATCATGAGATAGTGAATCTACAGAACTTAAAAAACTCATTTCATTTTGTAATTCAATAAATTCTGATTCCATATTTAATTTTTTAAAAGAACCCTCTAATTGATGTAAATTAGATTTGAATAGATTTAAAATTTCCAAACTATTTTCTTTTGAATCAATTTGATATAGGTTTTTAAATATCAAATTAGAGTATGAATTGAGTTCATCTACAGTAGGTTGATGAATTAAAGAATGGATGTGTTCTAATTCATTATCATTTAAAAAATTGTCGCTTAGATTTAACTTTTTACAAAGTTTAAGTGAAAGTTCATCATTTAGTGAAATACAAAGATAAACAATATCAGCAAAAAGCTTATCAGGAATAAGATATGAGTTTGGGGAATTTAAAAAATGATAAATACTAGATTCAATTTCAATAAGAGTTTGTAATACAGCGCTAGAAATGTTTATTTTATTAAA
It contains:
- the nudC gene encoding NAD(+) diphosphatase, with the protein product MTSNISIAYIFHQQQLLVDDQFQLPKVERLASDLCISDQQIIARDLLENEPIPDGLKLVPIRQLLQYWTTSQFEQASKAIQLLEWRRNHKFCSHCGHKTEIHTSEYAMTCPSCRYHQYPRIQPCVITVITKGQNQILLAKNARNKNNMYGLIAGFVEVGETLEEAVRRETLEEVGIKVKNIQYLASQPWPFPSNLMIAFKAEYEFGELQLQEDEISDADFFTFDQLPQIPFKGSIAHAMIMHIVAGTPVADDTKKWL